From the Cucurbita pepo subsp. pepo cultivar mu-cu-16 chromosome LG05, ASM280686v2, whole genome shotgun sequence genome, one window contains:
- the LOC111795349 gene encoding glutaredoxin-C13-like, producing MERVKRLAAEHEVLIISKTSCCLCYAVNVLLRELGVSPLVYELDQDPDARDMEKALVRLQGCHTPPVPAVFIAGDLVGSTNEVMSLHLSGELNRMLKPFKVVQEN from the coding sequence ATGGAAAGGGTGAAGAGATTAGCAGCTGAGCATGAGGTGCTGATAATAAGCAAGACTTCATGCTGCCTTTGTTATGCAGTCAACGTGCTTCTAAGGGAGCTTGGAGTTAGCCCCTTGGTGTACGAGCTGGACCAGGACCCTGATGCCAGGGACATGGAGAAGGCTCTTGTAAGGCTACAAGGCTGCCATACGCCCCCCGTCCCCGCCGTCTTCATCGCCGGGGACCTCGTCGGCTCGACCAACGAAGTCATGTCGCTGCACCTCAGCGGAGAGCTGAATCGAATGTTGAAGCCCTTCAAGGTGGTTCAAGAGAACTAG